The Neoarius graeffei isolate fNeoGra1 chromosome 25, fNeoGra1.pri, whole genome shotgun sequence genome includes a region encoding these proteins:
- the plpp5 gene encoding phospholipid phosphatase 5, whose translation MRKSLDQEFIAEVVIRLLLLAVFLVTENLAPFTRQIQPEEIWLYRFHHVKNDYVPTSLMFSIAVFAPLAIILLFAFLKRTEKGEVKEAVLAVTLTLLLNGIFTNAVKLTVGRNLQADVKRGSLTVKPRPDFFYRCFPDGQMNPEFQCSGSPEVVTEGRKSFPSGHSSFSFAGLGFTALFVAGKLHCFSPAGRGKAWRLCAFLTPLLCAVLIAVSRTCDYKHHWQDVLVGSLLGFTFSYLCYRQHYPSLTESDSHKPMRFRDTHTIPSVQGNADKPLQDSSILYRDFSRN comes from the exons AGTGACTGAAAACCTGGCGCCGTTTACCCGGCAGATCCAGCCTGAGGAGATCTGGCTTTACAGGTTCCACCATGTGAAGAATGACTACGTTCCTACCTCACTCATGTTT AGCATTGCTGTCTTTGCACCGCTGGCCATCATTCTGCTTTTCGCATTCCTGAAAAGAACTGAAAAAGGGGAGGTTAAGGAGGCTGTGTTAG cTGTGACGCTGACTCTGCTCCTGAATGGCATTTTCACCAACGCTGTAAAGCTCACTGTGGGAAG AAACCTCCAAGCTGATGTGAAAAGAGGCTCCTTGACTGTAAA acCGCGTCCCGATTTCTTCTACCGCTGCTTTCCAGATGGTCAGATGAATCCAGAGTTTCAGTGCAGCGGCAGCCCAGAAGTGGTCACGGAGGGGAGGAAGAGTTTCCCCAGTGGACACTCATCAT TTTCGTTTGCCGGACTGGGCTTTACGGCACTTTTCGTGGCTGGGAAGCTTCACTGTTTCAGTCCCGCTGGTCGGGGAAAAGCATGGCgtctctgtgcattcctcacaccTCTACTCTGTGCTGTCTTGATCGCCGTCTCCAGAACTTGTGACTACAAACATCACTGGCAAG ATGTGTTGGTGGGATCACTGCTGGGTTTCACCTTCTCGTACCTGTGTTACCGACAGCATTATCCATCGCTCACCGAGTCCGATTCCCATAAACCCATGAGGTTCAGAGACACGCACACAATACCCTCAGTACAAGGGAATGCAGACAAGCCACTGCaggattcctcaattctatatagGGATTTCAGTAGAAATTAA